Part of the Imperialibacter roseus genome, ACACCCATCATCACAAGCAAAGGGTTTTCAAGAAAGACCCGATAATCGAGGAGCATACCAAGTGATATAAAAAAGAAGCTGATAAAGACGTACCTGAACGGTAAAAAGCAGCTGATGGCCAGTTTGTTGTAGTCAGTTTCAGCCACAATCAATCCTGCTATAAACGCACCCAGTGCCAGCGAAAGCCCTAGGTAGGAAGTGATCGTGGTTATCATGCAAACAATAAAAATGGTAGCGATCAGAAAAACCTCCTGGCTTTTCGTTTTCATCACCGTAGCCAGAAACGGTGGTATCAGGTATCGGGCAGCCAGCACAGCCCCGGCTAAAAGCGCCCCAAGTTTCAGTACCAGGATGGCTATGTCCATGACCCAATCGCTACTCTGCCCCGACAGGATAGGAACCAAAAGCATCATGGGAACGATGGCAATGTCTTGAAACAACAGAATGGCAAGGATCAGCTTGCCGTGGCTCGTTGGAATTTCTATTCTGTCCTGAAGCTGTTTGATCACTATGGCAGTGCTGCTGCAAGTGACAATAAACCCCAGAAATACTGCCTGGTTCCATGAAACACCGAATAGCTTCGAAAGAAGCGTTGAAAGCAGAATTGTGAATATCACTTGAAGCGTGCCTCCCACCAGTACGTATTTCTTAATTTTCAGGAGGTTCTTGATTGAAAACTCAAGCCCTACCGAAAATAGAAGCAGAATAACACCAATCTCCGCAAACACCTCCACCTCGGTGGCCCCATTTAATATGCCGAACGTGGTGGGGCTCACAATGATGCCTGTCAGCAAAAAACCAACGAGATAAGGGATTTTAAAATAATTACATGCAAGTACAACCAGGATAGTAATACCGAAAATTATACCTATAGTAAGTAAAATAGGAAGATGCATAGGGGAACTGGATTGGTGGTATGCTTTTGTCTAAAATTTCATGAAATTTCCAACAATAGCAAAAATTCAATCGCAGAAGTAGTAATTTGAAAGGCTCACGCCGGAGAATTGAATATAAAGGGCAACACTCAGCAAAGAAGGCCTTGCCGGAGCGGGAGTGAAGTGGTGCCCATAGGGCCGACGATAGTAGAAGTGCAGAAGATTGAGAAAAAACAAAAAATGCTTTCAAATAGCTTTGTGTGCGCACACATTTTTTATACCTTGCAACAGATTTGGAAACAAACGACACCAAGATGACAACAAAAACCGCCAAGGGATACGACTTCGTCGCTGTGCCTGACATCAGAACAGTAGATAAAAAGGAACTGACACGTTTTGAGAGGATTCCCACAGAGATTTTGCCTACCAGTCAGCTGGCATCGCTGACCGTGGCCAGGGAAATTGCTGAGCTGATTAAGTCCAAAGCTGCCAAAGGAGAAAAGTGTGTGCTGGGACTTGCCACAGGTTCCACACCAACGCAGGTGTATAACCAGTTGGTAAGAATGCATAAGGAAGAGGGGCTCAGCTTCAAAAATGTGATCACATTCAACCTGGATGAGTACTTTCCTATGCAACCAAATGAGTTGCAGAGCTATGTGCGGTTCATGAAGGAGTACCTGTTTGACCATGTAGACATCGACATGGCTAACGTAAATATTCCTGATGGCACTGTGGCCAAGGAAGATGTTTACGAATACTGCCGGAACTATGAGGCGAAAATCGACAGCGTAGGCGGTATTGACCTACAGCTTTTGGGCATCGGCCGCACCGGTCACATCGGTTTCAACGAGCCAGGTTCTTCAATAACCTCTCCAACAAGAATGATCACCCTCGACCACATCACAAGGGTGGATGCCGCAAGTGACTTTTTTGCACAGGAGAACGTCCCACGCCATGCCATTACCATGGGCGTCGGCACTATTATGAAAGCCAAGAAGATCATTCTGATGGCCTGGGGCGAAGGGAAAGCCAAAGTTATAGCAAGAACAATTGAGGGCGAAGTTTCGGAGCAGGTACCTGCTACTTACCTCCAGCGTCATTCAAACACCCAATTTTATCTCGACATTTCTGCTTCAGCAGAGCTCACAAGAGTGAAAACCCCATGGCTGGTGGGTGAGGTTACCTGGGATGATTACTTATCGAAGAAGGCTATTATCTGGCTTTGCCAGAAGATGGAAAAGCCTGTCCTCAAGCTCACCGACAGAGATTATGCAGAACATGGCATGAGCGATTTGGTCACGGAGCATGGCCCCGCCTACCAGATCAACATCAGGTTGTTCAACGAGCTGCAGCACACTATCACAGGTTGGCCTGGCGGAAAGCCTAATGCCGACGATACACACAGACCAGAAAGGGCAATGCCTGCAACAAAACGTGCGATCATCTTCAGTCCACACCCCGACGACGATGTAATCAGCATGGGAGGTACGTTTATAAGGCTGGTCGATCAGGGGCATGAGGTTCATGTAGCTTACCAGACATCTGGTAATATTGCCGTGTTCGACGATGATGTGATCCGTTTTGCTGACTTTTTCCGTGACTTGAGAAAAGAATTCAACTATTCCAATCCTCAGGAAACAGATCTCTATAAAGGAGTGAAGGAAGCTTTGAAAAAGAAAAAGCCAGGAGAGGTAGACACACCAGAAGTGATGAAGATCAAAGCCTTGATCAGGCGTTCAGAGGCCAAAGCGGGTGCCAGGTATGTCGGCATTCCTGATGAGCAAATGCACTTTCTGGACATGCCGTTCTATGAAACTGGCAAGGTGAGAAAGAAGCCTATTGGCGAGGATGATATTAAGCTCATCATGGATCTGCTTGACAAGGTGAAGCCTCACCAAATCTATGCCGCTGGTGACTTGTCGGATCCGCACGGTACGCACAGGGTATGTCTTGACGCCATTCTCCAGGCTGTTGACAGAATGAAAGGTGAGAAGTGGATGGATGACTGCAGGGTTTGGCTCTACAGAGGTGCATGGCAGGAATGGGAGATTGAGAACATCGACATGGCTGTGCCAATTAGCCCTGACGAACTCATGAGGAAACGAAAGGCCATCTTCAAACACCAGTCGCAGAAGGACGCTGCTGTGTTCCCTGGCAACGACGCCAGAGAGTTCTGGCAGCGGGCTGAAGACCGAAACCACGACACCGCAAGGATTTACGATTTACTTGGCCTGGCTGAGTACGAAGCCATTGAAGCTTTTAGAAGATATTATTTTTAACAAAAAGGGGGCGCTAAGCCCCTTTATTTTTTATGGAAAAGAAGCCAATTAAGATTGCAGTCGCCCAATTTCAACCTAAGGATGGCGACAAAGCTTACAATCTCTCAGTCATTGACAAGCTCGCCAAAGCAGCCAGCGACAGGGGTGCTGACGTCATCAGCTTTCATGAAATGTCGGTGACAGCCTACACGTTTTTCAAGAACCTTTCAAAGGATGAGGTATTTGGCCTGGCTGAGGCAGTTCCAAATGGCCCAAGCTGTCAGCAGTTGATAAACATTTCCAGAAAACACAACATAGCAGTGTTGGCTGGCCTTGTGGAACTTGACGGGGACAAAGTATATAACACCTATGTGTGTGCAACAAAAGATGGTGTGATAGCTAAGTTTCGTAAGCTTCATCCATTTATTAGTGAATACCTGAGTCCCGGCAACGAGTATGTTGTTTTCGACCTGCTGGGTTGGAAGTGTGGTATCCTGATTTGCTACGATAACAATGTAGTGGAAAATGTGAGGGCCACCGCACTATTGGGTGCCGAGGTTATTTTTGCACCACACGTAACCATGTGTACGCCGTCTGCCATGCCGGGCAGAGGTTATGTCGACGATGCTCTCTGGCAAAAAAGAGACGTCGACCCCGTGCCACTTCGCATGGAGTTTGATGGCCCGAAAGGAAGGGCCTGGCTACTCCGCTGGCTACCAGCAAGGGCCTATGACAATGGTGTGTACTACGTCTTCACAAACCCTATCGGCTATGACGGGGAGCATCTGAAAAATGGCAATTCCCTTATCCTTGACCCGTATGGGGATGTTTTAACTGAAATCAAGTGCTTTGAAGATGAAATAAGCCTGGCGACCATAACACCGGAAAAGCTTACACTGGCAGGTGGCTATCGTTACAGAAAGGCGAGGAGACCTTCACTCTATAAAGATATTATCGGCAAAGAGCATGAATCAAGTACTCAGCCCACCTGGTTGAAATCATAGCCATTGTTGACGATCAACCGTCTTTTTAATTGCTTGCCAGCATAATTTCCCTGTAAGGGCCCCACTTTAAAGGGTCTTCTTTCTGCTGTTTTCTTTTGAGAATAACCAGCCTATCGCAGGTAAAAGATTTTTGGAAACGCAGGGTCTTGATATCATCCCAGGCTTTCTCAAACAAATCGAGGGGAATAGTTCGCCCGAGGGTAATGTGCGGATCGTAGCTATGCTTTCGTAGCCTAAAGAAGTTAGCCAGCCACTTTTGAAGGTAAACGATGCTGTCCTTTCTCTCTATGTTCACGTACAGCGTTCTACTTTTTTGCCCGTGAGAGTAGTAGTCAAAACCATTAACATCTACCTGAAAGGAGGGCATCCAACTAATATTCATCAGTTCCAGCATGTGGTCCATTTGATCAGTGCTGGAAATGTTAAAAAGAGAAATGTGCGGCGTAGAATGATGCCCTGCATATCGGCTGCCGATGGCATTAAAAACACGGTCTTTTAAAGCCACAACATCTTTTTCTATCTCTTTTAAATGGATCAAAAACAAATATTCGAACACCTGCTGACTTCTCTGGGCTGGAAACAAGGAAGAACTTTCGCTCATCTGGATCAAATTTTAGTCTTGGTTTTCATATTAGTAAAAAGAAACGATTTAATTCGCCATAAGTTTACAGATCATAGTTTTTCGAACACAATTGGATGCAGTACCTCGTAGGTTTAGACATTGGCACTACCAGCACAAAGGCAGTGGCATTTGGCATTGATGGCAGGCAACTCAAAGTAGTCAATAATAATTACCCTCTTATTTCTCCGCAGGAAGGTTGGTTTGAACAAAACCCGGGACAAATTGTCAATGCGTCGGAGGCTGCGCTGAACACGCTTGTTGAACAGTTAGGTGAAAAGCCGCTGGCTGTAAGCATCTCGTCGGCCATGCACGGGCTGATGCTGATAGGCAGAAATGGAGAACCTATAACGAACCTGATTATTTGGGCGGACAATCGAAGCGACAAAGAAGCCAGACAACTAAAAGCCAGTAAAGAAGGGGCTGCCATCTATTTTGCGTCAGGTACACCCATTCACCCCATGTCGCCGCTTTGCAAATTGCTCTGGTTACAAAAAAATCGACCAGACCTGATGCAGCGGGCAGAGAAATTCGTTTCGATCAAAGAATACATTATCCATAGATGGACAGGGGAGTACCTGTTGGATCAGTCGCTGGCTTCAGCCACCGGGTTGTACAATAACGAGTCGACAAAATGGAATGACCTGGCGTTGCAGGTGGCCGGAATAAGGGAGGGGCAGTTGCCTGAGGTGGTACCAACAACGACGATTCTCCCGAAGCTCAAAGCTGGCGTCGCTCAGCAGCTTGGTGTTGAAGCGGATACTCCGGTGGTTATCGGGGCCAGTGATGGCTGCCTGGCCAACCTGGGATCAGGAGTGCTTGATGCAACTACCGCCTCGCTCACCATCGGCACCAGCAGCGCCTACCGCAAGACTATAGACAAATTTGTCAGAGATGAAAAGCAAAGTGTATTCAACTACATCCTCACAAGTGACTTGTACGTTGTTGGCGGGCCATCTAACAATGGTGGAGTGGTGGCCCAGTGGTTCGAAAAGGAATTTGGCGATGGAGAGTTTGACGAACAGGCGCTGCGATCTGTAAGGCCCGGCAGTGACGGTTTGATTTTTCTCCCTTACCTGCTGGGTGAAAGAGCGCCGATTTGGGATCCGGAGTCAAAGGGTGTGTTTTTCGGCGTACAGATGAACCACACGAAAAATCATTTTTATAAGGCCGTGTGGGAAGGAGTTTTCCAGGCAGCCCATCATATTGCGGAAACTGTTGACCAGGTAACCGGAGAGGTAGAAAAAGTGGTAGTCAGTGGCGGCTTTGCCAAGTCAGATTACCTGATTCAAACCCTTTCCAATGTGCTTCAGAAGCCTTGTTGGCTGTGCAATTCTGCTGAAAGTTCGGCATTTGGAGCGGCTATTCTTGGCATGCATGCCATTGGTGAACTGAACGATTTGAAAGATGCGTCGAAGCTGGTGCATTTCGAAAAGGAGTTTTTGCCCGACCCGGCGGAGGCAGAGGTGTACAGGGATGGCCTGGAAAAATCGAAGAGAATCTACGGCAGACTTAAAGATGAGTTCAACTAAAGTGCCAATGGGCCGCTCACAAACGGTACTTTAGTAGCCTTTGGTATACTTCCTGAATGGGTAAGCCCACCACATTGAAATAGGAACCTTCTATGCCTGTGATGCCAATCATGCCAATCCACTCCTGGATGCCATAGGCACCTGCCTTGTCGAACGGTTTGTAGTTACTGATATAATAATCAATTTCTCCATTGGTTAACCCTTTGAAAGTTACCCGGGTTGATACCGAAAAGGCGTCAGTCCCGTCTGGTGCTGCAATGCAGACACCGGTAATTACATCATGTGACCTGCCCGATAGCCTTGTAAGCATTTCAAAAGCCTCTTTCTCGTCGGCTGGTTTTTCCAAAAGCTGGTTATCCAGCACAACTGTCGTATCGGCTGTGACAATGATGGCATTGGAAAGCTTTTTGCAATAAAAGGCACTTTTTTTCCTGGCCAGGTATTCACCCACGCCCGTTTTTTCCAAGGCGGCTGGGTAGCTTTCATCCACCTGCTCGGTGTAGACTTCAAAATTAAAGCCGGCTTCTCTCAGCAGCTGTTGCCTCCTGGGGGAGTTAGAGGCTAGAATCAAAGGGTGACGTAAATTCATCTTCTAGAATAGATCCAAACAGAAAACCGCAAATGACTTTGGGGTAAAAATAAGTAGACTTTTGAGGGAGGGTATACCCACTCAAACACACTTCTTTGATTGTTTCGATAGATATGTCTTTGGTAATCACCGCAAACTGTGCCTCTCCGCTCAATACACTTGAATGACATTCAGTGAAATTTCGTTCGAACGATATCTTTTCGGATCTCGTTTGGTCTTTGCCGGCAATGCCCAGTATCTTTTCGAAAATAAAATAGTGCATCACGGTCAAATCAAGCTCTTTGATTTTATCAGGAAAGTTCCAGTCAATGAGGTCGATGCATTCTGGCTTGAGTCGTATTTTGTAGGCCTCGTCACCCATAAGTAAACCAAAAGCCCATTGCTTACCGAGAATGATCTCATTGACATCGGAGGCATTTTCCACCAGTTTAATAATAAAATAAGCAGCCAGCTTTTCGAGAAGTTGGGCCGGGGCAAAGTCGGAGATGTTTTTCACCAGGCGATGGGTAGGCAAAATTCTTAAATCGTGTGCCTCCGTGTTGGTGAAGTACATCATATGGTAATTGAAGGCTTCTTTGCCAGTGGCCGTCGGCTCTTTGGCCAGTTGCATTTTTTTGTACCTCAACGATCCCTCATACCGGTGGTGTCCGTCCGCCAGTATTATCTGCTTGTCTCGCATGATTGATACGATCTTTCGAATCGATGCCGCATCATTCACCACCCCGAGCACATCCCGCACTCCCTGATAGTCTTCCGCTTCATAAATTGGCTGCTGGATGCCAGCATCCAGCATCGCCTCTATCTGGAAGTCGGAGTCGGTATACAACCCGTGCGTGGGGCTCACGTTGAGTTTCGTTTCTTCGAGAATGGCCACCCTGTCGTCAACCGAATGCGGCATCGTGCTTTCGTGTCGCATCAGCACTTTGTCCGACCAGTCGTAAGCCCGGATAAAGGCAACAAAGCCTTTGCGGCAGTATTCTTTGGTGTCGCCAGGCAGGGTAAAATACTGGAAGTAACTATAAATGCCCGGCACCATGTCCTGAACAATTACTTTTTCGTCCTTCCACTGCTGGAGAGTTTGCCCTGCTTTCCAGGCGGCGTTCTCTCCCTGGGGCACCGACAAATGGATGCTATTGTGTGGATTTTGGTACAACCTGGCTCTTTGCTTCTCAGAAACAACGTCGAAAAGGGGGGAAGTTAGTTCGTCAATTTGTTTTCGCAGCTTGTAGTTGTATCTCCAGGCTTTAAAGGGTCTTATCTCTGCCATTCCTTTCTGCTACAGTTTTGCTCTTCGTTTCCACCGGCTCAACTTTGCATCCGACGGGGAACTGGATGTTTTTTCCATGGTACCGGTTTGATTGACAGCTATTTGCTTTACTCCCAGGAGGGCTGCTATCTGCGCTTCCTCTTCTGTTAGGCCAACATCCAGCGACGCCGGAGTGAAGTATTTCTCAACAAACCTGGTATCGAAATTTCCCGATGCAAAGGCCTCATGCTGAAGAACAAAACTGCAGAATGGCAGTGTCGTTTTTATGCCTGATATTTTGTACTCGTGTATGGCCCTGAGCATTCTCCCGATGGCAAGTTCTCTTGTTTCGGCATGCACGGTCAGCTTGGCAATCATTGGGTCATAATATATAGGTATATCCATGCCTTCTTCAAAGCCATCGTCCACCCGCACACCAAGTCCCTGTGGGCGCACATAGGTAACCAGCTTTCCAATGTCAGGCAAGAAGCTATTGGCCGGGTCTTCTGCGTATACCCTCACTTCCAGTGAGTGGCCGTGTATTTTTAAATCCTCTTGTTTAATTTCCAGCGGCTTGCCTTCAGCAATCAATATTTGCTGCCGAACAAGGTCTATTCCTGTAATCTGCTCGGTGACCGGATGCTCTACCTGCAAGCGGGTGTTCATTTCAAGGAAGAAGAAATCCAGATTTTCATCTACTATGAATTCGACGGTTCCAGCGCCATAATAGTCGCATGCTTTGGCCACTCTCACTGCTGCTTCACCGATAGCCTTTCTTTTCTGTTCACCATAAATGGAAGAAGGTGCTTCCTCAATAACCTTTTGATGCCGCCGCTGAATACTGCATTCCCTTTCAAATAGATGGATGATGTTGCCATGCTGGTCGCCCAGCACCTGCACCTCTATGTGTCGTGGCGATGTAATGTATTTTTCAATAAAAACTGCACCGTCTCCAAAAGCTGATTCTGCTTCGCTGATGGCCCTTTGCATTTGTTCTTCAAATTCACTCTCCTCGTTCACAATCCTCATTCCCTTGCCGCCGCCGCCTGCACTTGCTTTAATAAGTATTGGGTAGCCCACTTCGGCAGCCTGCTTTTTGGCTTTAGCTATATCTGTGATCGCAGTCTGGATACCCGGCACCATGGGTATGTCGTAGTGAGAAACAGCCTCCTTGGCCGCCAGCTTGCTACCCATCACCTCAATAGAAGCAGGAGAGGGGCCAATGAAGATAAGTCCGGCCTTCGCTACTTTCGCAGCAAAGGCAGCGTTCTCGGAGAGAAAACCATATCCGGGGTGAATGGCGTCAGCCCCGGCTTGTTTTGCCACGTCAATGATGGCGTCCATCCGAAGGTAGGATTCTTTGGATGGCGGTGGCCCAACACAGAAAGCTTCATCGGCATAGCGAACATGCAAGGCCTTCCGATCAGCTTCGCTGTATATCGCAACAGTCTTTATCCCCATTTCCCGGGCTGTCCGCATCACTCGCAGGGCTATTTCGCCTCTGTTGGCAATTAATATCTTCTTAATGTTGGGCATTGATGTTGTTTTGACAGTCAGTGAGCACAATGCTACTTATTTCAATTATAAATTCTAAACTCCCCATGTATTATTTAAAGTTGGTTTGATATGCCGAATTATTCCTATTAGATTTGTGTGTTTTTTGAAAAACTTGCACAGATAACGCTAAATTAATAAATGGATCTTTTTGAGAAACTTCTTCAGGACAAGGGACCACTAGGTCGTCATAAGTTCATCGATGATAATTACTACATGTTCCCCAAACTTGAAGGGGAAATCGCTCCAAGAATGATGTTCAAAGGCCAGGAAGTACTTACCTGGAGTCTCAACAACTACCTTGGCCTGGCCAATCACCCGGAGGTGAGAAAAGTGGATGCTGAGGCAGCTGCTAATTGGGGACTTGGTTATCCAATGGGTGCGAGAATGATGACCGGCAATTCAAACTACCATGAGCAACTTGAGAAAGAATTGGCCAAGTTTGAAGAAAAGGATGATGTGATGCTGCTGAACTACGGTTACCAGGGAATCATGTCTGTAATAGATGCTCTTGTTGATAGAAAAGATGTTATCGTATACGATGCAGAATCACATGCCTGTATCATAGATGGTCTTCGCTTGCATATTGGTAAGCGTTTTGTGTATCCACACAACGACATGGTCAGTCTTGAGAAGCAACTGCAAAGAGCTACGAAGCTTACTGAAGAATCTGGTGGTGGTATCCTTGTCATTACAGAAGGTGTTTTCGGAATGAGTGGCAACCAGGGTAACCTGAAAGGTATTGCAGCACTCAAGAGTAAATACAACTTCAAGCTTCTTGTGGATGATGCACATGGTTTTGGTACTATGGGCAAAACGGGTGCTGGCACAGGAGAGGAGCAGGGAGTTCAGGATCAAATCGACCTTTACTTTTCTACCTTCGCCAAATCTATGGCGAGCATCGGTGCTTTTGTGGCTGGTGAAGCAGAAATTATCGACTTCCTTCGTTACAATACAAGGTCTCAAATTTATGCCAAGTCTATCCCAATGCCTTTGATCATTGGCGGGCTTAAGAGACTGGAAATACTAAGAACTCAACCTCAGCACAAGGATAACTTGTGGAAGATTGTTCGTGCTGTACAAGACGGCTTCCGGGCTAAAGGCTTTAATATTGGAACTACTACCTCGCCGGTCACGCCGGTGTTGCTAAAAGGTGATCTTTATGAGGCAGCAAACCTTGTAAGAGACCTTCGAACTAATCACGGTATTTTCTGCTCGATGATTGTTTATCCGGTGGTTCCCAAAGGAGTGATTATGCTCCGAATTATCCCAACTGCTGTGCATACCCTGGAAGACGTTAAGGTGACCATTGCCGCCTTTGAAAAAGTTAAAGGCAAATTAGATGAAGGAATCTATGCAAAAGCAGGGTCAAAAGGTGCTACAGTTGGATAGTTTTCCACAAATTAGCACTCGGGATATGCATTTTTAAACAATTTATTTATATTGCTCAACCTTTTTAATTCATCAATAACCTAAAATTCTTACATATGAAAAGATTTGACCAAATCAGAGATTTAGTTATGTCACTTGAAGGAGACTTCGTGAAATTTTATGACAAAGAAAACCAAGCTGCAGGTACGAGAGTACGTAAAGGCATGCAAGAGCTGAAGAACTTAGCTCAAGAAATTAGAATTGAGGTTCAGAACAAGAAAAACGGTTAATTAGTTATATAACCTGCTTACTTATAAAGGAATCTATGGCCTTCGGAAGTTTTCCGAAGGCCTTTTTTTGTACCAACAATAAGAGGGGTTTTTCAGATACTGCCGATAGCAGACTTGATCCTGGCTTTCAGTGTGCTACTCGCTGAAACCAAAGGCATTCTCACCCGGTCGTTGCCGATGCCAAGAGCGCTTACAATGGCTTTGATACCCGTAGGGTTTCCTTCTTCAGTAGTGAGCTGAATTACTTCATACAACTTGTGTAAAACATCGCTCGCCTTTGCAGCGTCACCGGCCAGCGAATGACGAACCATTCCACTGAACTCGGCTGGGAATGCATTGGCTATGACCGATATCACACCGCTACCTCCAATCGAAAGTATGGGCACAGTTAACACGTCATCTCCCGATATCAGCTGAAAGCCTTCAGGCATTGACCGGGCAACTTCTATGCACTGCACTAAATCGCCCGAAGCTTCTTTGATGGCAATGATATTGGGGTGCTTTGCCAGTTCCAGTGTAGTTGAAGCTTTAATATTGCAGCCAGTCCTTCCGGGTACGTTGTACAGTATGATGGGCAGCTTGCTATGGTCAGCCAGGTAGGTGAAATGCTGCAGTAATCCTGCCTGGTTGGGTTTATTATAATAAGGTGTAACGGAGAGTAGGGCCTTTAAAGGATATTGCTCCAACTGTGGCATGAAGTCTACAAGCTCTTTGGTATCGTAGCCACCAAGGCCAAACACAACGGGCAGGTTCTTGCTGTTGTTCTTGAAAACGAATGAAAGTATTTTGTGTTTTTCCGCTATGGAAAGAGTAACAGACTCACCTGTTGTGCCCAGCACCACCAGGTAGTCAACCCCGCCTTCGCTTACGTGATCAAGCACTTTCTTTAAAGCGTCGAAATCTATCTCCAGCTGTTCATTAAAAGGAGTAATCAGGGCTACCCCAGTCCCACTTAACCAATCATGCATTTGCCCTTAGTTTTTTGATATAGAAGTAAATCTTGTCGAGGAATACCTCGAAGTCAGTAGAAGGGTCAATGTGTATCATCAGTTGGTAGAAGTCTTTCCTTTCTACCATAAAGTGTCCAATCTTACACTTTGCATTCGCTCTGGATAAGATGTTGTCAACGAACTCATGAGATTCAGTATCTAAATTGATAAGGAAGTCAAAGTTGCGAGTCAAAAATAGGTCTATTTCTTCAGAAGTTAGCTTACCCCACACAGATAAGTTGTCAGTAGAGTAGCGGGGAATTCTATACTGGGAGGTGGCTTCCTTTTTTGGGAAGAAAGCCAATGTGGTCACTTCTTTTTTATCTATTTGAATTTGGCGAATGAAGCTTAGCACCTTTTCATAGTGCTCGTCGTTCAAATACTTGAAAATGATCCCTATTTGATCTGCATCAGAATAACCAGGTGACACTTGCAGTGTACTTTTTCTAATTGCTTTTT contains:
- a CDS encoding acetyl-CoA carboxylase biotin carboxylase subunit — its product is MPNIKKILIANRGEIALRVMRTAREMGIKTVAIYSEADRKALHVRYADEAFCVGPPPSKESYLRMDAIIDVAKQAGADAIHPGYGFLSENAAFAAKVAKAGLIFIGPSPASIEVMGSKLAAKEAVSHYDIPMVPGIQTAITDIAKAKKQAAEVGYPILIKASAGGGGKGMRIVNEESEFEEQMQRAISEAESAFGDGAVFIEKYITSPRHIEVQVLGDQHGNIIHLFERECSIQRRHQKVIEEAPSSIYGEQKRKAIGEAAVRVAKACDYYGAGTVEFIVDENLDFFFLEMNTRLQVEHPVTEQITGIDLVRQQILIAEGKPLEIKQEDLKIHGHSLEVRVYAEDPANSFLPDIGKLVTYVRPQGLGVRVDDGFEEGMDIPIYYDPMIAKLTVHAETRELAIGRMLRAIHEYKISGIKTTLPFCSFVLQHEAFASGNFDTRFVEKYFTPASLDVGLTEEEAQIAALLGVKQIAVNQTGTMEKTSSSPSDAKLSRWKRRAKL
- a CDS encoding aminotransferase class I/II-fold pyridoxal phosphate-dependent enzyme; translated protein: MDLFEKLLQDKGPLGRHKFIDDNYYMFPKLEGEIAPRMMFKGQEVLTWSLNNYLGLANHPEVRKVDAEAAANWGLGYPMGARMMTGNSNYHEQLEKELAKFEEKDDVMLLNYGYQGIMSVIDALVDRKDVIVYDAESHACIIDGLRLHIGKRFVYPHNDMVSLEKQLQRATKLTEESGGGILVITEGVFGMSGNQGNLKGIAALKSKYNFKLLVDDAHGFGTMGKTGAGTGEEQGVQDQIDLYFSTFAKSMASIGAFVAGEAEIIDFLRYNTRSQIYAKSIPMPLIIGGLKRLEILRTQPQHKDNLWKIVRAVQDGFRAKGFNIGTTTSPVTPVLLKGDLYEAANLVRDLRTNHGIFCSMIVYPVVPKGVIMLRIIPTAVHTLEDVKVTIAAFEKVKGKLDEGIYAKAGSKGATVG
- a CDS encoding histone H1, whose product is MKRFDQIRDLVMSLEGDFVKFYDKENQAAGTRVRKGMQELKNLAQEIRIEVQNKKNG
- the dapA gene encoding 4-hydroxy-tetrahydrodipicolinate synthase yields the protein MHDWLSGTGVALITPFNEQLEIDFDALKKVLDHVSEGGVDYLVVLGTTGESVTLSIAEKHKILSFVFKNNSKNLPVVFGLGGYDTKELVDFMPQLEQYPLKALLSVTPYYNKPNQAGLLQHFTYLADHSKLPIILYNVPGRTGCNIKASTTLELAKHPNIIAIKEASGDLVQCIEVARSMPEGFQLISGDDVLTVPILSIGGSGVISVIANAFPAEFSGMVRHSLAGDAAKASDVLHKLYEVIQLTTEEGNPTGIKAIVSALGIGNDRVRMPLVSASSTLKARIKSAIGSI
- a CDS encoding DUF6913 domain-containing protein: MLGKLLLPVHTKKAIRKSTLQVSPGYSDADQIGIIFKYLNDEHYEKVLSFIRQIQIDKKEVTTLAFFPKKEATSQYRIPRYSTDNLSVWGKLTSEEIDLFLTRNFDFLINLDTESHEFVDNILSRANAKCKIGHFMVERKDFYQLMIHIDPSTDFEVFLDKIYFYIKKLRANA